Genomic segment of Benincasa hispida cultivar B227 chromosome 1, ASM972705v1, whole genome shotgun sequence:
ACAGTGGAAGCAAGGATCGATAATATTCTAATTacataaaaacaagaataagcatgcataagTGATAGAAATTACAATCTTTGTAGAATACATCGCAATCTTCCTCTCTCAAGCTCGATCGACACCACCAACGGCAAATCCTCGCTATTCTCCGATTGAAGAATACAGTGGCGGGATTGTTTTGTTAGTGAAGACAAGGGAAAATCACTTTAGTAAAAGGTGAGTAAAGAGATTTTGGTGGAACAGTTTAGATCAAAGGTCAAAGAAGCATTAGtttttacaaaattcaaaaatcaaactatttacagaaaaataCATACAAAATCCTATCTTGCGtatcttccacctcaaactctaCTAGCATGTAATGTAATCTTTAGGTGTCAAGCTTGAGAAGTGTCACTTCAAAGTCcacttcaaagtccacttagttagtggaaaaatccaacaattggatttttccacaaattaatttttttattattaaaaaaatgaaatacagtttttcaatttttagaaaattatttaattaaaataatttcaattaaataaaataaacaaatttaatatcatatattaaattgtttttgaTATCTAGCTTTGATTAaccacattaatcaagtttaaaaaatattttcaactaatGATCAtgtatactctaaaaaataattaattaataaattaattatttaattataaattatatctcatataaaatacaattttccctaaattccaaatttgaacatttcaaattcttacttcactaattcttcaattttgaccGCAATGAGCTAGCAAGGGACCCGATGGACCtaacagatcatgagctccaatgatccgagactAATTgttcacagatgatctgatcctgatcatttcgtgttggagacatgagagtgggggctcctatcaaagagtttgtataagacctaaccacaaatgttaacgtctcgttatataacatcgttcatagttgacagagacttcacttcactaggatgactataagtaacatgaccctcaatcctgagtgagttgggaactcctgccattgagggcggtcctttgatttttatgggtgcgagtggccagttcaccgattcaaacctaccattttggggattcgtctgatttgggagctggaaccTCAGcaacacaagatagaattcacttattccccgaggtaggggtaagtagatagatagctcccttaaggactgatttcggggcttgaacaacgtggcgccacacaccttctcttggcccgagaggtggtcacacatagttggactatgttgtattgttcattagaggaaccagtggtacttaaggagtgaaatgtaactacaggggcaaaacggtaatttggctcagttatacttacgagcatctgtgaagggtcatcatactcatgactggttatatccgatggacacagaaatatatttgtggtaagaagagttcagctataagtctttagtggaatgtctaacagttaacggatggtagatctcgtggctaaagagtttaatcagctattcacggaccgttggagcttcgagccacaggtccattaagtccccttggtagcttggataaggtcgagaaccagtatttgggttaatttgaaatgttcaaattgacaagaggaagttcgattatatatgatataattggactggttaattatatatgatataattggctaaatgtatgagatacattattttggaggaaattatatataaatatgatttatattaagtagaggagaaaatactatagtagatatgtgatatcaaactataggataaaaatataatatgattatatttattaattaattagttggttaattatatgataatcaaTCCAATTTTTATGTTCGGACGTGGGTTGGTGGGCAACGTTGGTTATTGTAatcgatgagttaaaatgaaaaatgttttgattttgaattccCAGTCGTTCAATCGCCCGAAGAGAAAAGTGTAAGCGCACTGGTGTTGAtcaaaacgatcgcttaagcatTTTTGAGAGACTATAAAATAGCTCTTCTTCGTCTAAATGACCGTCCACCTCGCGCTAAACTTTCGCACactgtcgcctacacgatcggatagcttctctaaacgatcgtatagtgtgctgtttttactaaacgatcatgtaccttttcctaaacgatcgttcagtaaatcctacacgatcatgtagctcctcctaaacgataagcatttctgctattcGATAGCGGCTTTTTCccttccacttgcttatcacctacacgattcatgttcctccttcctctaccaaattcaccaaagcccaccctttggttatcactccgagaatactcgggtctctttagtggtggtgttatccccgcggcgttcgtgttcgtgctgCTCTTGTCGAATAGTTCAGTTCGCATTTGAGCCAGGGTTTGAAGGACACTCCTCTGTTAAAAAGAACCTTAAATCATTTATCACCAGTATTGTATTCAAATTCGATTTCCATATAGCATAATTGTCCCCAGTCAATTTATCAGAATCCAACAACTGTATTAATAAACtagtcattttgaaaatgtaaataaattcTATTTGTGAATTTCTTTTAAGTCCAATCATATTTTAgtaaagtaataatatacccaaatttcattattttatttgcaacgatactatagtgagtcaaaataagtgctaccgaggggtagtcaaatactccttcactaaagcaagatattcttgactaaatactatctccagaataactcatttTCTGATAgccatttagttaccattttttgTTAAGAACTTACCAACACTTAGTAATTTTGTAAGtataaccctccattttcagatcctagaGATTAgcggccccaacgatgctaccgaattggagagtcaaggttggaaaTCGACCTAAGAAATCTTGTCCATTTTTGGACCTTGAGTTTTTCCGAATCCTATATTACAACCCTCTGGGGGGATAGTCGCCATAATGTGTGGCCCTGGTATGGATTAGATGTGAAGTCTTCATAGCTTAGTTTTGAGTGGTctattgcgatagacttgatgaagcAATTAACGTGATTGTGAAGGTGTGGCCACCTTCTATGGAAAATATTAAGGGTATTTTTCTAGAGCTTTCACGTTGACCCGAGGTTCTATGTGCATGGCCTTAAATGACACGCTTTTATCGTGGAATCGATAGAAATTTAAGGAGTAAAACGTATTATGAAGGTCTCAACCATAATTAATGAAAGTTTAAGAGGTAACTCACTCACTCTAATCAAGTTATTGCCCTActtcactatgcatcaattcaaattgaaagatattgatgtttaagtttATTCTCGTATAtttgctcaaataaattatgtattattttttaattgctAATCATtcgtgggggattgttgggaatgactAGTCAAGTAGTCATTTGCTAGAATGACTTGTAATAAAATTAGTCAAAGATTTCTAAAagtattttcatatttaatttaaatagaaaatgattttctgtatttaatttagatatataGCGCTTTcctctttaatttaaatatgaatcgtttttctatttaatttagatatgagacatttttgtatttaattaagatttgaagcatttttgttggattcttataaaaagaaaaatgatttatttagtCCATTGGagtgaaatttgagtttgacatgatatttctctctattaaaaatgatttaattatgagCAAAATTTCTACTTGATTCCATTCCTTCTTAGATGATTACACGTCTAAGATGGATGTTGTATTAACCTTAGGGAGCAACCGGCTTCTGGCAATCTAGCATTGAGGTCGTGCCAATTTTGCTTTCAAGGTAGTGAATCTTCCCTGGCAAAACAATGATTTAGATCCAGAATTGACGACAACTAACACTATTAACGTTTGTATTGTTTTAtataatgtacaactttttaaataactatttacAATGTTATATTTTGTTGCTTATATTAAAGGTTTAGTATtatgaaaaatagttttaatctttttaaaaaagaaaatcaatatggtatcctttttaaaaattgattacattcaaattaagaaaatgTCGATAGATGTTGGTTACTTTGTTTATGTGAAAAAATACtagatatataaaataaatattaacattgaaaataaaatcaaaagccTAAGAATTTGCAAAAAGTGAAATATGATTCCAAGAGAATCTAAAGTTGGTAGGACTTGATTTTAATAGATTtagtaataatatattttactaAACACAAAAATAGATTAAAACCTTCTATAAATCACTTCTAACGCTCCAAAATCAACCGGAAATGCAAGAAGAAAAGGTAAGTCtcagaatatatatatatatatagtattatttttaaatataaaaaaataaatcaaaatatttaacaaAGATAGAAGTTGATAAACACGTCTatcataattctaaaattttactagatcttgtaaatagttttaatagttttatcatttgaaataatttctctattttttaattatctcACATGATTTTCTTATCTAAAAGACAGATATATAAAACgggagaatttaaaattttattctttctccgatatatatagactaaaacgttatatttagaatttgacattctttttaaaaattaggatatatttagttaaaaaaattgaaaccaagGGAATCCAATAAAAATTAAGTTGTATTTCATTATTTCGTGTATTTTTAGATATATGTGTTTTCCAatcgattaaaaaattaaattccaatcttacaataataatttaaaatatatttaatatatttataaactataaaactagtagaaactattattaattaatttacaaatatgtattatatattaaaaattttcatagtcataatttttctaatattataaaaattttaatatatttaacaaATTTGAGTTGAgttattaacattttttaatataattttgtattttaactttccattttgaaattttagatacactttaaaacataaaaatatttgttgTCATGATTTGGACTATTTACacggaaaaagaaaattagaaatgTCTACTAAACTCTTActacccaaattttaatttagtattttttttttttttaagttaatcaCCTATGTATAGATaactttcaaattatttttttaaccatatatgaaagaattgaaattcTAATCCTCAGACTTGATAATATAAGTTGCTATTTAATCTTTTAGCATGGgtaaaatatgaaaatgaacTAATTATTAAATTAGTTGGAATAATATTCAAGAAGTCGGCAAAAGAGAGTAAttgttttaagtttttattAAGTAGTAAAAGAAAAcgtttaaaatttgaatgtaGAAGGAAAAGTGAAGTGGATTGGATAGGGAATAACCGAAAAAGATGGAATATATAAAATAGGATTTgagtaaagaaaaagaaaagagaaccGCGGGGGTGCACGGTGGAATTGGAACATTGAATAATCACGTGTTAAATAGAGTTTATTGAGAGGTCGGGAATTTCGAGGAAACGTGGAAAGACCGCTTCAAACAAattgtaaataatatatatttctttttaaaaaattataaaaaacaaaaaatgggaCCCACTCCTTATTTTCGGCACTGTCGGCACGCCTCCCCCCTCCGCCAGTGGGTTTTGCAACTTGGCCCTCTCCCCTGACTTTCTCTACTTGTCCGCCGCGCCACGCTTTCCACAcctcttctttctttattacCTAAATACCCTCCTTCTTTTCATTATTTACCACTCTCCATTCAACCATTCACTGCTCTGTTCAAAACCCCAATCGCCTAAAAAACATCCttcttatttaataaaaattatttcaattaaaattatCCGAACAATTGAGTTTGATCTAAAAAATACTTCTACCAACTCAATTTAACTTATAAACACCTTTGTAATTCACCATATTCTTTCGATCTATAATCCAACTAATAATAatgaattcaaaaaatattttaaatcacttactattatatatatataactttggAAATGAGAGAGCAAAAAAATTAGTACTTTTctatatgtaaaaatctaatattgTAGGCACTATTTTATCCCTAATTTATTTTCGTTTTTATgcttttgaaaatgaaaaaaataagaaacaatgAAAGTGTGCTTTTTCAGATATAATgaaaacaaataatttatttttgtgaTCAATTAGATTCTTTGTTTtcgaaaaaaaaaggttttaagATCATGAACTCAAGAAGACCTTAACTCTTTTTGTATCATGTGGTATAGTTTTTAGATTGAAAAAATTATGGTTCGAACATTTTGTACGACTTTTATTGTCATACCAATTGTCAATTCAACTAATATAACAACTATAACTTAATAAGTCAACTATTACACTACTATTAACAAACTTAGCTTCCTaccatattttaaattaaataatttttaagaaataataGACATGTGTGATTATAAAAGTGTAGAGTAATTCACCTAAAGAAGAAAAGCTGGTATTGCAATGCCAAATAAAGGCTCACTGGCAAATATAATGAAAAGCCATGTTTTGCACAAATATCTTAGTTGTAGtgacatataattaatcaagaCTAATTCAATCATCATAATCACTCTAATTTAATCTCATTTGAATATTAATTTGTCTTTAATAGATACCATACCAACATTCAATGCGTATtatcttatttataaaatattttcacttcCATCTTTATCACTTTGATGTAAACGAAAATTAGCCTAATTTAAAGATATATAgatgtaaatttaatatatttgatagaATCATTGTAAGAgataaaaacaaacaacaaactATGACGAATATTTCAATGTTTGTTTAGAAATAGCTCCCAACATTTTAGAGTACTTATATTAAGTAAGAAAAAACAAGTTATTTAACAAAGAGGCAACAAAAGTAGAATATGATAAGTTGAGATTTAGGGCAATTTCGTAAATATCTAAAGAAGCAGGGGCAATCACGAGAAATCGCCTCTAATTTCGTCCCTAATTAAGGTGTTAAGTAAATAATTGCTTTTCTTCCTCGCTCTCtcctatttttatatatattatttaaaacacGTGCTTTAATccattaaattaatcaaattaataattttcaaaagacaatccgataaagacaccaaagaaaataaaaataaaaataaaaataaaaaaacaagaagTTGCAAGGAAGGTAGCTCTTCTTTATATTCTTCCTGTGATCTCCAAAGTTTGTAAGTTCCACAAGCATCAAAAGAAATTTGAACAAACACCCAAGAGTTCTTCAGATCTGAAAAATTCAAGTTTTAATTCCAAATTCccatagttttttcttttcattccaCTATGTCCACTACCTCCGACAACTccaccgccgccgccgccggACGGAGGTCCGGCAAGGTACCGGAGAAGTCTAGTTTTGCTCAGACCTGTAATCTGCTGAGTCAATACTTGAAAGAGAAGAGAAGCCTTGGAATTACCCCAAAAGGTATTTTACTTTTCTGGAATTTgaaaatgtataattaaattcaaaccATTTTGCACCTGATTCATATTAACTTTGTTGGGTTGTGTTTCAGATGAGTTTCCGACGACTCGGCCACCGGCGATAATGGATTTATTGACGAACATGGAAAACCCAGAAGAGAAATCTGGTACTGCAGCTGAGCCGCCGTCATCTGCGACACAGATGACCATTTTTTATGACGGAAAAGTGTTGGTGTTTAATGATTTATCGTCGGAGAGGGCGGAGGAGATCATGGCCATGGCCGGTAAAGGAATTGTGCCTTTGTCCAGATCTACCGAACCAACAACAATCGCCGGAGAACAACCTGTGACCAAAGTCTCCAGCGATTTACCCATTGCAAGAAGAGCTTCCCTGCATCGATTCTTCGAGAAAAGAAAAGACAGGTAATGAGATTCAAAACccattttgaattttcttaaaattttttgaatcttcttaaaattaaagattaattgtattttttctttcatttggcTTTTTTCAGAGTTGCAGCAAGATCCCCATACCAAGTGAATTCACCTAGCGAAAGCTACAGATTCAAGAAGGGAAACCAGCAATCTTCAAACCAGTTCGATCTAAATTTATAGGGAAATATTATGGTTAAGATTATGGTAAAATTCTGACATTACAGTCATGGATGGCCTCGATCCATGGCGATCTGCATAGTGGAATCGACTTTGTTCTGATCTTGGAAACCGATACCCAAACAAATGAACAGATGCCGACTTCTTTTTTACATTTCAACGaacacatattttttttcttaatttattaaCAGTAATAGATATGCAAATTAATGGTGAATTGGAAACTGAGACAAATGTATATCCATCTTAGTTTATTGCATCTCTCAATTTTCGTATGCTCCAAACAAAAATCTTTCAAGTTCCATGTTATATAGTGTCTAATTCAAAGCTACGACTtactttttgtaattaattaataatgaaagaaataattcatttatcttataatttgtgagtttttttcatcggaattattaaattggtttatagctttgtttttcttgaattacatatatattcttttagaaTATTACTTGTGAAAACacccattttctttttcctacgTAAATTCAAAaggaagattaaattttatgttcGTAATGTTTATGAAGACTTTTATCTTagtggaaagaaaaaaagggaagatgggaaaagaagaagatgataataaatagtaaaaacatagtttttttttttaaaaaaaaataaaaacttaaaaataaagaCGCAGAAACTAAAATTGAAGTGAGGCAtgtgtttatgtttttttttttttttttttttttaatatgtgcGAGATGAAAGAATCCaacttttcattttaaaattggtAGTACAAACACAAACATTATACCAATTAAATTATGTTAATTTTATTCACGTTTATATTTGTATGTTAGATAATGGGTGGTTTAGCAAGTAGGAAATGATTAAAgaggaattaaatttgaaattaaaaaggaaggcaaattaattattttattgtttttccccAAGGAATCGTTAGTAGAGAGAAAGAATGGTTGGAGGGAAGAAAAAATGTGGTAAAAAGAAATAGGGGAGGTGAGACTTGGAGTTAACAAAAATTGAAGGTGAAATGGTGATAGGCAACACATATATTAAGGAGAAATATATAAGTAATTTTAAGCTTAAGAATGGAAAATTTTGAAGGATTATGAAATTTAGTGAAGGCTTGTATTTGGTGAGTTTTCTTTCTAAACAACTGTAATTCTTTTATAAGGAGATGAGATATTTTGGattggaaaatttcacaaaatgactcAAAAcccaaaacttttctaccaatgacttatttctaaaaacttttctagCACTAACTTTTTTCCTATGCGAAATATCAAAATTACCCATGATTTTTAAAAAGCCTTTAGAccaccacatttcttcttccttctacaATTTCTTTAGCCCTTCATTCAATGTGTATTCAATATACCACCAATATTCCACCAAAAcatttattcccaactaatattctGAAGAGAATAGAACGTCTCTCTCATTATTCACTTTCTGTTGTCGAACATCTCTCTCATCTCGTAGCTTTCTCTCAGATTTCCTCAGCCCTTCGGATTCTCTGGTAGCTTTCTCTCATAGCTTTCATCGTTGGATTCtgtccacatttcttcttccttcaatggTTTTTTCAGCCCTTCATTCTATGTACGATTTCTTCTCTCAGATCGCTTTCATAataactatcgtttagtaaattataaacgatcgtgtagtaatttataaatgatcttttagtaaattataaacgatcgtgtagtaatttataaatgatcttttagtaaattataaacaatcgtttagtaatatatGCAAGGAGTAGTAATTAtacactatcgtttagtaaattagaacgatcgtttagtaaaatataaatgatcgtttagtaaattataaacgatcgtttagtaatttacTATGTGATGgtttagtaatttatacacgatcgcttagtgatttatacacgatcgttcacTTATCAATGATTTGTTTATTCAATTGTAGATCAATGGCGCTACTTCGCATCTTTGTACGATTTGGTGGGGATTGGTATGAGTCCGGAAGAAATTATGTTGATggtcatatgaaaggtctgaaatttagaaatgatataacagtcagtgaattagtgagtatgATGCACCAACGACTGAATATCGATCCttatatgtttgatatacacatcaaatgttgcTACAATCTGTTGGTCCCGGCTCCCCCAATTGATATAGTCGACGGTGAAGAACTTAGCTTCTTTTTAGAAGGTAATGAGGCATCCCGGATGCCATTATTATTATCAGTTACAGCTGCTAACAGTCATGGAGTACACCAACATTGCAATCCAACTGATAACCTAATCCAATTCATACCATGTCTTCAGTTGATGATCATATTGAGCCATATAACTTGGGGGATGACCGAAGTGAAGCTTGGTTTGGTCAGAACAGTGAACCTAGATGTACTTCACAATTCAATACTGAACATGGATATGGACAAACTTCTTCAACACTTAATATCCATGTTCCAACCCCACCTGCTCCCGTTCCACCGGTTGTGATGCATTCGGTTCTATCATTCCACCGTTCCAACCGAACCATTTGTTGATATACCCGGACCATCAGAGGGCCCATCGTATGACAACCTCGTCACAATACCTCATGATTGTCTGAATGACGAGGATATAAAGGTCGGTCAAATTGTCTTTTCAAAATATGACTTGTCAGTTAAATTATCGATGCTTGCAATAAGAAAGATTGGTGTATGCACGAGGGTCACCAGAAGGATCATATGCTGTTGTTAGGGCATACGACAAGACACTTAAGTTTGCAAATCCAGATACCATATTTGAGGTTGAAGTAGAAGACGGACAATACTTTAAGTATGTCTTCATGGCACTTTGTTCGTGTATCAGGGGTTTTCTAAACTGCATCTGCCCAGTAATCATTGTTGATGGGACCCATTTACATGAGAAATACAATGATATATTGTTAATAGCAATGTGTATTGATGgaaataataacatatatcctATCGCCTTCAGTATTGTAGATGGTGAGAACGATGCATCATGGACTTGGTTCATGACTCATTTGAAGGCTTCAATAGAAGACATTCCCAATCTAGTGATTATATCAGATCGTCACATCTCTATTGTAAAGGCGGTTGCAAGGATATTCCCTGATGCATTTCATGCCCTGTGTATATACCATATTCAGAACAATTTGGTGgacaaattcaagaataagGACATAATCTCACATTTCTACCTAGCGGCGAAAGCATATAGAATGTCTGAATTTCAGATGTATTAGGCTAAACTCCATCAATATCCTGGTGTGACGGCCTATCTTGAGGAGGTTGGATTATAACGATGGGCAATGGTTTATCAAGTCCATTACAGGTATGACAAAATGACGACAAATATAGTAGAATATCTCAATGGAGTGTTGAAAGATGCCCGAGAACTACCAGTAACAAAGCTATTAGAGCATATATGCGAGTGGCTACAAGGTTGGTTCTATATTCGACATACACGCACAATGGCATGCACAAACATTGTAACTAATTACACAATGAGTATTCTTAAGGAATCAGAATTGATGTCTATAACATATCGTGTTTCTCCGGTGGatatgcatataattaatgtgCACGATGGATATTTTGGGGGGTTGGTTGATCTTCATTCACGGATATGTACGTGTATGAAGTTTAATTGCCTCAAGATCCCATACTCCCATGCAATATCTGCAGCGACCCTGAGAAATATTAATGTTCAAACATTATGTGCAAAGTGGTTTACAGTTGAGTGTGTGCTTGCTGCTTACGTCGAACCAATCTTCCCAGTTGGACACAGTCAAGAATGGGTTGGAGATTTTGAACTAATTCTACCACCGCAAAAGGTAGTAAGTGTAAGTCGACGTCAAACCGTTAGGATACCTTCAATTGGAAAGGAGCCACGACAAATACACAGGTATACACGATGTGGTCAGACATGACATAACAAGAAAACGTGTAGACAAACGTTGATAACACCTGACACTAGCCCATCTAGACtaaacaatatgtaattttcgcTTTCGCTTCGATTTTTCTGTACAATACCAATTATATTCTATATAACACTAATTCTGTACAAATTTACActgtacaatatgtaattttagtataattatattctatacaacaccaattgtactgtacaatatgtaattttagcataaatctatctaaacgatcgcttacttatttatttgcttagttaaatgtacaacaccaattgtattctacaaatttcgcacaaatttatctaaacaaaaactaaacgatcgcataacagttaactaaatgatcgcttagtgttaTCTAAACGATAgcttaacaaaacctaaacgatcgcttagtattatctaaacaattGCATAAAAAAtcctaagtgatcgcttagtattagccaaacgatcACTTTATAAATTAGTACACGATCGCGTAATGGATATCGaaacgatcgcgtaacagttagctaaacgatcgcttagtattatctaaacaattgcttaacaaaacctaaacgattacttaatattatctaaacgatcgcataatggtatctaaacgatcgcggaacAGTTAGCtgaatgatcgcttagtattctctaaacgatcgtttaataaaaactatagtggatagctaaatgatcgcttagtattctctacgCGATCGcttaataaaaactatagtggATGGTAAactatcgcttagtattctctccgATCGCTTAATAATATCTATCCGATCActtagtaatatctatctgatcgcttagtaatatctaaatgCTCGCTAAAAGTATTCGTAAAGCCCTCGTTCACTGTGCGGTCTGAAGGTTTTTGAAAACTGGgggtaatatttaaatttcgCATGGAAAAAAGGTCAGTGGTTgaaaagtttttaggaagaggtcattggtagaaaagtttttgggtttCGGGTCATTTCATGAAATTTTCCTTTTGGATAAGGATTTATTATTATAGTCCTGGTTATTACcattgggttataatagtttgtatttagGGTGTAGATGATTTtggtttggattataatagtatgtgtttgaggggtaaactattttagtttca
This window contains:
- the LOC120073032 gene encoding protein TIFY 10a-like; this translates as MSTTSDNSTAAAAGRRSGKVPEKSSFAQTCNLLSQYLKEKRSLGITPKDEFPTTRPPAIMDLLTNMENPEEKSGTAAEPPSSATQMTIFYDGKVLVFNDLSSERAEEIMAMAGKGIVPLSRSTEPTTIAGEQPVTKVSSDLPIARRASLHRFFEKRKDRVAARSPYQVNSPSESYRFKKGNQQSSNQFDLNL